Sequence from the Thermococcus nautili genome:
CTGATTAGCGATGCCGACAAGAAGGTAATAAAGGAGGAGTTCTTCTCCAAGCTCACCGAGCCGGTTAAGCTCATGGTCTTCATCGGAAAGGACCACTGCCAGTACTGCGACCAGCTCAAGCAGCTCGTTCAGGAGCTTGCCGAGCTGAGCGACAAGCTGAGCTACGAGGTCATAGACTTCGACACCGAGGAGGGCAAGAAGAAGGCCGAGGAGTACAGGATTGACCGCGCTCCTGCCGTCAGCATAACCAGAAACGGCCAGGACGTCGGCGTCAGGTTCTTCGGCCTTCCGGCCGGCCACGAGTTCGGCGCCTTCCTCGAGGACATCGTTGACGTCAGCAACATGACCACCGATTTGATGCCCGAGAGCAAGGAAGCCCTTGCGAAGATTGACAGGGACGTCAGGATACTCGTCTTTGTAACGCCAACCTGCCCCTACTGCCCGCTCGCGGTTAGGATGGCCCACAAGTTCGCCATCGAGAACACCAACGCCGGCAAGGGTAAGATACTCGGCGACATGGTCGAGGCTATCGAGTATCCAGAGTGGGCCGACCAGTACAGCGTCATGGCCGTTCCGAAGATAGTCATCCAGGTCGACGGCGAGGACAAGGTCCAGTTCGAGGGTGCCTACCCGGAGAAGATGTTCATGGAGAAGCTCCTCGCGGCTCTGGAGTGAGCCTTTCTCTTTTATCCTTCCGCCTGCGACCATGGTTTAAAAGGGTTTTTCAAACCAGTCTGCGTTAAATGAACAATCCAATACATCAACGAACCGAAACGGGCTGAAAAACGGTTCTTAAACTTTACGCAACCGATATAAAGCCTCTCCACCGAGATACCACTCGAAAAGCTTATATACCGGAACCCGCAGGTGGGGGTAGTGATATCGTTCTAATAAAAAACGTTAAGGGGGCAATTCTCGGTGGCGGCGAAAAAGGAGTTTGATATATTCACTCACGTGCTGGTTCCCGAGCACAGAATCCTCAGCGAGGAGGAGAAGGAGGAGCTCCTCAAGAAGTACAGGATTAGGATTTCCCAGCTTCCGCAGATTAAGGCTTCTGACCCTGCTGTCGTTGCCCTTGGAGCCAAGCCCGGCGATGTCATCGAGATAAAGAGGAAGAGCCCCACGGCGGGTTACTACTACTATTACCGCCTCGTCGTGGAGGACTGATTTTAGGGGTGAGAGTTTATGAGCAGAGGAGTTACGGTTAACGAGCCCACTCTAACTCCGGACGAGCTCTGGCTCGTTATGGAATCCTACTGGAAGGAAAAGGGTCTTGTGAGACAGCACCTCGATTCTTACAACGCCTTCATCGACCACGGCCTTCAGGAGGTTGTAAACGAGTTCGGCGGCGTTAAGCCCGATATTCCCGGCCTTGAGGTCAAGTTCGGAAGGATTAGGCTCGGTGAGCCCGAGTTCCAGGAGGCCCAGGGACAGAGGAGACCACTCTATCCAATGGACGCGAGAATAAGGAACCTCACCTATTCCGCTCCGCTCTACCTTGAGATGATTCCCGTCGTCAACGGCATCGAGCAGGAGCCTGTGGAGGTTCGCATCGGTGAGCTACCGATAATGCTCAAGTCCAAGGCCTGCCGTCTCTACGGTCTCAGCGATGAGGAGCTCATAAAGCTTGGCGAGGACCCGAAGGACCCGGGAGGATACTTCATCATAAACGGTTCCGAGAGGGTTATCGTTTCTATCGAAGACCTCGCCCCGAACAAGACCCTCGTCGAGAGGGACGAGAGGCAGAACCGCGTTATAGCGAAGGTCTTCTCCTACAGGCATGGCTACAGAGCCCTGATAACCGTCGAGAGGAAGAAGGATGGAATCCTTTACGTTTCTATCCCGAACGTTCCCAAGCCTGTCAAGTTCGTCTACGTGATGAGAGCACTCGGTCTCCTCAGCGATAAGGAGATAGTTGAGGCAGTAAGCGACGACCCGAGGATTCAGCAGATTCTCTTCGACAACCTCGAGGATGCAAGCGACATAAGGACCCAGGAGGAAGCTTTGGACCTCATAGGAAGGCTCTCGCTTCCGGGCCAGCCCAAGGAGTACAGGCTCAAGAGGGCCGAGCACATCATAGACAACAACCTCCTCCCGCACATGGGCGTCGAGCCCGAGAGGAGGAGGGCTAAGGCTTACTACCTCGGCAT
This genomic interval carries:
- the pdo gene encoding protein disulfide oxidoreductase — encoded protein: MGLISDADKKVIKEEFFSKLTEPVKLMVFIGKDHCQYCDQLKQLVQELAELSDKLSYEVIDFDTEEGKKKAEEYRIDRAPAVSITRNGQDVGVRFFGLPAGHEFGAFLEDIVDVSNMTTDLMPESKEALAKIDRDVRILVFVTPTCPYCPLAVRMAHKFAIENTNAGKGKILGDMVEAIEYPEWADQYSVMAVPKIVIQVDGEDKVQFEGAYPEKMFMEKLLAALE
- a CDS encoding DNA-directed RNA polymerase subunit H yields the protein MAAKKEFDIFTHVLVPEHRILSEEEKEELLKKYRIRISQLPQIKASDPAVVALGAKPGDVIEIKRKSPTAGYYYYYRLVVED